Proteins from a single region of Xyrauchen texanus isolate HMW12.3.18 chromosome 7, RBS_HiC_50CHRs, whole genome shotgun sequence:
- the LOC127646896 gene encoding U6 snRNA-associated Sm-like protein LSm2, whose product MLFYSFFKSLVGKDVVVELKNDLSICGTLHSVDQYLNIKLTDISVTDPEKYPHMLSVKNCFIRGSVVRYVQLPADEVDTQLLQDAARKEAMQQKQ is encoded by the exons ATG CTGTTCTACTCGTTCTTTAAGTCTTTGGTAGGCAAAGATGTTGTGGTGGAGCTCAAGAATGACTTAAG CATATGTGGAACGTTACACTCCGTAGAtcag TATCTGAACATCAAACTGACAGATATCAGTGTCACGGATCCAGAGAAATATCCCCATATG ttgTCAGTGAAAAACTGCTTCATCCGTGGGTCAGTGGTGCGgtatgttcagcttcctgcagatGAGGTGGACACACAGCTGTTACAGGACGCCGCACGCAAAGAAGCTATGCAACAGAAGCAATGA